The genomic DNA CTTGGCGGGCCACTGATGGCCTACTACTTACGAATTGGACACAAGAGTTAAGTTCCTGCATTAACAGGTTTATTAAACCACTCAAAATAGTACAGAGTGAACAAAAAAGTAGGTTGGACTGTCCCATATAATGGCTGCAATGCCCATGGCTATAACCATCTGAAAACTAAGAATCTTGCTTAAACATGTTGATTTTCATGCAGAATCATACACCCAACTACCAACCCACACACCCACTTTTATCTGGAGCGGAAGAAAGgcccctccctcttctcctcctgcacctcATCATAGCATATCACTTGTACTGTTCTGCTGAGTCTATTTTAAGCTTTAATTtactatatacagtactgtgcaaaagtcttaggcaggtgtgaaaatgcCTAGAGGAACTGATGCTCGTTTGAAGGCAATGGATGgtcactagtgatgtgccagtgaagcttcatgaaccattttctttattttctgagcccactagatggtgctctctgttcaacaaagagctgaaagcacactcaattaccattgcttcagcctttttctttaaaccaatagcacCATCTGGTGTGGccgttattgttaattaatttatatgagTCAGATGATGgtgtactatgtgcaaagtatataTAGCTATGCCATTAAGaaagttttacatttctttattgtgtttacagggaccgaaagtccgttATTATCCGttaatgttatttataaataactgttattgtactgtactgtaaaataaaaaacaaattcaagCCAGTATCAATGAAATATTCAggcttaatccactttgtggcttttacttgctaaatctcggagattcaaccttaaagcatcttcttccattttcacaaatatgtgtcagagtgctgatgccaaagacacatcatgttatgaactgattttgaaattgcgatGTGAATtaaagcaggacgtccaattacgcaatgacggacagctgcacactgaaggctgttccatttgtgcgttacaccagtgaaaggaaggactcttgcctcgcctccggaggacccgactccgaaggaaggatcctaccaaggaaggatccttgggATACAGCTACTGTTTCCCCTCCGGTGGGGGCGGGGCTGAAATGGCTCTGTCTCTATAACTGAAAGTAAGGTACGCGTCGCACAAGTCAAATCAAAGTAGATTACTCCCTCTGCTGTTGAAAAAGGGTATGGcaattcatttttcttaaatcgtctgattagatatttgcgataacaagcagttgaacaggtgtaaataataaagtggccggtgagtgtacaAACAGCTCTTAAAATCACATTtagtattttaatatatattgaatTTGCAAATTTACTGAGCACTGTTCTTTGCTGCATGCCAGTTGATGGCccatttcagcattttttagGTGAAGCCCCAACTAGTACAGGCTGCCACTGAGGCTGCAGGTGCTACCTCCACCAAGGAACTAGGTGAGCTACAGGGAGCCGCACTGTGTGAATTACAAATTTTCATGTGAGGTAGCAGGGGGTTAAGACTGCTAGGAATTTAGCAGTCTGCTCTGACTGAATTAATGCaaccaaatataaaaacattttttactccCATTAAAGAAACTGTCACATCATAGTAGATACCTGATCTGCTTAATTAGCTCGGTCTCAGTGCCCATATTGATGGAGTGTATCAATTCAGTGCATCCTTAATGGTTaagtttgtttttagtttttgtttagtaaAAAGAACACAAAGTCTGGCTTCCCACATGAAGGTCGGATGCTCtacaccagtggttctcaaccttttttcagtgatgtaccccctgtgaaatattttttcagcctaGTACCCCCTAGCCAGGGCaaagaatttgaaaaaaacaaaactatttcaaacattttaaatgttaataatcaatgactaaatgtattgcaaatatttctcatcactaaaatgtagtgattcaaactaatgtagtaaaaacagtgagcatataaccatttaaaactataactgctacgcttcaaccacgactccatctttgagttttcaagtgattgacaggtgatatGGGGGAggctctgggtttttaggatcatgaaattgaatagcctactgaatataaaattcattttatgaacttatatttatactttcctaaactatttattaaataattattttgaaaggatttttgcatggatgctactttaccccctggagtgccttcatgtACCCCCATGGGTAcgcgtacccccatttgagaaccactgctctacaCAACCAACCACCACCCTGACATCCTCACCTTCACCTCAAGGCTGCTCTACTTCCTGTATGAACACTGAAAGTTGACAGTGGTCATACATCTTGCACTGCACTATTATTTAATATGAACGTAGTTCCTTGAGATACTGCAGTGAAATCTTCACATATCATGTCTTTGCACGCCATGCATTTCCTATGACAAACCACTACAGGTTAATGCTTGATAAGAAAATTAGTGGTCAACCGATAccgggttttttaaggccgatacagattattttgacatcagtcttaaccgattcTCGacatgtgctgccgatttttttggggccaattcttgaagccgatattgccttttctccctccatttacatgataaaaattacacaatgataacaaatgtttgtctcaacttaaacaaaaaaagaaacattttttaacaaaacaaacattctcCTGCTCGATCTTCCTTTGCtttttgtatgttgttctaggcctcgaggtggtggcgcctcagatgatccacatatttgatgcatttttcttttttccagtatcagcagctcaccagagaatggcagatgttgcaccgagccttgcctggtgttggctcagagAAATGGGCTAACTGATCGGTAAATGCgcgcacgtatcggccgatgctgatacaagtaaaaaacgcaaatatcggccagCCGATATATATCGGCCAGCCAATGTTTTGGTCTACctataaaaagaaaatgcagtaGAGCAGACAGGATAGAACAGAGAAAGTAAAAACTGACCTGAGCCCATTGAAGAGTTGTTTGGACTTGTCCAGGAGATAGCAGAAATCTGTGACAGTCTTCCTTTCACCTAATGGAATATCATCTTCATTCTCAGCTCCAGTCATGACACTGACCTTTTACACctaattacacacaaaaataaaatggacaaaaactGAGGACCtactgcattaaaaataataatagttagtCAAAATTGGCATCGATTTGAACTAGTGATTTTTGATTACACCAATCTAACAAGACATTACATGTACAAAGTTGATATCCAGACCATTGCCACTTAACAGACACTGGTAGGTGCAGAGATACAGAGTCTTTCTGCTGCCCTACTTAATatgaaaagaaataagaaaCTACGGAGGAAATGCGTCACATGGTCACCTTTTTTAGGTTGACTTGGGCTGTCCCAGATTTCACTCTCACAGTGGCTGCAACCTCCACTTTGCTGAGATGGATGTGCAATCAGGTCAAGGCAACACTCTCTCAGGTCACACTGTTCAGCTAATTCTGCGCCTTATTAAAATAACTTTCAGCAAATGAAAACTTGATTCTACCATGGTAATGACTGACTGTAGCTTCATAGCTTTGGTCTGTTTCTGCATGTGCCTTCATATTGTGGAGGGAAGTTGTGAGTGTAAGTCTGCAGGATAACCTTAGCTGCTGTACATCAAGTATAATTACCATATCTAAAGAATGCCCTACTCCTGTCCTACTTACTTATCGTGTTGTCATTAAGAAGGATCGAAACGCCTTCGTGGTGTATGTTTCtcttatttgatttttgatctAAACTAACCAATGATGTGGAAATGCTCCATTTAGATTCTGCTGCTCTCTTTCAATTTAAGAGAAAGGACAGGACGTTTGCAGTGAATGGAGAGGAAAACTTAACGTTATAATGAGCCCTTTGCGATAAGACAAAATACATGAGAGCTCTCACTGAGAGATGATGGAGGGAAAGCATGTCACCACAAAGATGCatgaaaatcaccaaaaaccGCTGGTCCACTATTGTCTATATTTAATACCGCCAGCTAACTCAGCTGCACTGTAAACTAACTGACAGCAATGAACTCTGTTAACCTTAACCGGACGTTAATACACAGGCCGTAAGCTATAACCTAACAACTATTGTGTCTAAtgttagaagaagaagattactttattaatcccacaatggggaaattcaacctctgcatttaacccatccttttttttttacacacaagtgaacacaccatgcaaggagcagtgggcagcacattactgcgcccagggagctgtgcaggggggttaggtgccttgctcaagggcacttcagtcctagacctgtcagtaccgggattcgaaccggcgaccctccagttgcaagcccgattcctaacctctaggccacggactgcccctTAGTAGCTGTTCATCGTCGCCAACATCGGCAGAATTAAGTGAGGACACCACAACACAATACACACGTAATGTACGGATAACAAAGACAATATGTGAGAGTTAAGACGGACAGGTCACACAGTGCCTTACCTCGGCAGCCGGCTAACTGATGAACGGAGGACCTCAGTGATGCTTCTCACAAATCACAGCAAAAGCCACGACGAGCTCCGTGGGTGACTCGCGCCTTTCTTGGCATCTCACTGTGTCTCACTGACAGTGGACCTGTGTCCGACGAGCCGTGGTCCCACGAGCGTTACTGTGACGGCTGTCTGTGGACGCCTAGATGCTCCTGTGTGTGAAAGGATGTAGTCCAGTGACAGgtcaggagaaggaggaggaggaggaggaggaggaggacagggacAGCCGCTGGCTCCTCTCCACTATCACTGGCTAGCTACTTCCGGGtcaaccttttcaaaataaagactcCCTCCCGCTACCAATGGCAGAGGCGTTACAATATATGGTTACAATGTGTCAAACATGGGGAGATTGAATTTATATTTCAACAGTAAAGCAGCCAAACAGAACCAaaattaatttggcttttaccagaaccatttttagagatttttctgctcatgcatcttagtgttataacatcctctcttttatttattagtctatatatattagtctatatatatatagttttaaaaaataaaataaaagctagataaaaaagataaaacaataaataaataattaagtagagcatgataatatatatatatatatacatgttataataattgttataataattgtattaataattattattaattgttataatattgttataataattGTATTGCCTTTACGGTCAATTTACactgggtttttatgtgttattgtctaacTTTAACACATTGCTGAAGTTATTTGTCTCTTCTAACAGAgatatatgttaaaaaatgtgtatatatatatatatatatatatacacacacacatatattatcATGCCCCttcttcttaattatttatttattgttttatcttttttatctagcttttattttattttattattttattgttattaatatttacttttattttatcttatcttactttattttttttaaatctaattaatttctaacctgcctccagtgtttcctcactgctccatgttgagatggagcttcctcagtttgtgctttgtttttaatgggatgggTGGGATGTGAGGGTCAGGGATAGAGGGTTGGGGTGGGCGTTTGCttatttctatgttttgttatttttattattaatttctccttttttatgtaaagcactttgtgttgcatctctcttgtatgaaaagtgatatacaaataaagactgattgattgattgattgattgaaattttacatttaaacctCAAcatctatactgccctacaaagcctaactgcagtaactacatttttggccaCTCCCCCCAACTCTATAAAGCCCAGCCCTCCAGGCCTGAGATTCCCTCTGATTTCCCTCCAAACACCAGTCAGAACGAAGACAATGGATGTGAGTGAATCTTGAGTTATTTGGACTGTTTTACCTTATGATGCTTAATCTAGTTGGTTGATATGGCATGTATTGTTTGAAAGTAATTGTAGTGGTGTTCTCGTTATGCTAGATTCCTGAGTTTATCCCTGTTTTTCAGTAAATGAAAACCATTGTGGATGCATTAATAAAGTGCATAAAGGAGTAACCTGATTTATTAGTAACATTATTGTTTGATATTATCAGATAAGTTATATTCTCTTTTGTATCTCATTGTATGGCAGAAATCCAATAATCCATGTACCAATcatctagagcaggggtcacCAACTACATTTGTCGGAAGGCCAGAATTTTACTGGACAGTCACGTTGGGGGCCGGAccctaaaataaaattaaataaaaaacaaattttggcataacattattatttaatgtttatttattgttcatattttttcatgtcattacaaaactgaagacatttttagcCTTTATGAGTCACGTTTCATTTGATGTGCAATCATTATTTGTGACCTGTTCTGTTCTGATACCATGCTATTTTAAGTTATGCCGgttggttttcctttttttttctgtactgaGAAGTCTAGTCTGAAGCTTGTTGTTGagactttgaaataaaaaccaaccatGTTACGTAATGGCATGAGGAAAAGTTACGTTACAAAAACCCGAACAAAAACAAGTACTGTGTGAAACAATAATGTACTTTTTGTACAATGTAATTATGtactccatgtacataaatgaaacttaatgaaaatgttgttttttttgggactCATACAACTGTGTGTAGATGTTTTAAACCTACCTATAtgtatactgtactgtatacaGAATCATCCAATAGTTTTTGCTCACATTTTACAATGGTTAGGACTACATTATTACTATATGATTGAGGTTCAAGTAATAAGTTCCACAAGACTTGATGAatgttttattgacattttaaaatgggaTTAAGTCACATCTGTATTTCTGTATAAAGTTAATGTTAAAAGAAAccgaaatgacaaaaagtcaaaTGGAAACCGCTCTCTGCTAAGTACAACCCTATGTAAAAcgtcaataaaaacaatgcatcaaattcacaaATTAAAAGTATATGAACAGAagtttgaatattaaatatattgtcttggAACAGTTTTCACAGTCACAAAGGATAAGCAAATAATTGCATTctatttatttacgttttagacaaaATCAACTACTGAGCTGTGCTATTTAAGAAAATGCACTTGAGCTTTTGGTCGTCTTAAAATTCAAATATTGCCTATTGAAAGCCCCAGTTCAGGCAACAACTCCTCACACTATAATAAAAAGTACCTGCAGGAAGATAgcataatctttaaaaaaaggatcttaaaatgatgcttaaccctttatcaggcgaagaactatatttggtaacttcaggtaatatttcaagaaaaaagttgcaaatttactagattaaagtggcaaatctacaagaataaAAGTTGCggatttaaaagatttaaagtgggaaaaaaagcaacttttttctccaagattcaccattttaaatctcataaatctacgatttttttttcttgtagatttgccactttaatctcgtaaagtatgtaatatcctccaatattctctagggttggaatttgcaagtatttcaatgagtgtcctattaagggttaaagtggtgaatctgggagaaaaaagttgctttttcccccacttttttctcataaatctgctacttttttttctagtaaatttgcaacttttttttctagtaaatttgcaacttttttctcgaaatattacctgaagttaccaaatatagttcttggcctgataaagggttaacaatgAAATGAACAGTTAAGGCAGCATGCTGTAGGGTATGCTCAGCAGCTGTTTATACAGTGGGTCTGAGGTGTCAATTAGGACATTTTTATGGCCAACTATAGGATTATTTCCCAATTCGAGTAAATTGTAATCCTAAGAGAAGATAACTAGTCCAGTCTTTCAAAAGGCAACTATGACATCAAACCGCCACaatgagaaataaaatagatatcACTTTATTTGAACATGTATTATTGGCATTTAACACCggtttacatgttttgtttgcttCAGTGTGATAGACAACATCAAAGTGAAAGCATTTAACAATTTCTTACCATTAAAAgtataaagaaatgtaaaaggTATCGATATCTCGTTGGGGGTAGAGGAGCacgtcttttttcttttacgaCAGAACAAAGTGAGCGTGGTGCAGCCTTGTAGCCTTGGAAGAAACCCTTTGCTACTTAAGATGCTGCAGACCTGAAAGGGATGTTATTTCCATGaatttcttaaaattaaaatatctaaaaaaggtTTGAGATTTGAGATCTCCAGAAAGATGTAGAGGAGAAAGAACTGGTTTGTCATTAGAGGAAGTAGGGGGTGGTTGTTCGGGGAGGTATGACGCGCTCCGAGTCGGGAACGGCGCGGAACAGCTTGGGCTCTCGTCTGTTCACGTCCTTGAAGACCATGATGGAAGCGATGTTGCCGCAGCGGTAGCAGTAGTTGGGCGCCGACCAGACAGTCACCAGCTTCTCGTCAAACATGAACTTGTAGCCTTCGTGAACCAGCTGATGTGCGCGGCAGATGAGCTTCAGATTGTTGATGTGCACGAACTATAACAAAATATAAGCATTACTTTCAATCAGCTGGACTTAGGAGTGTTTAAAGTTTCCACTGattagtagtgatgtgccagtgaagcctcatgaaccattttcattattttctgagcccactagatggtgctattggtttaaagaaaaaagctgAAGCTATGGTAATAGTGTGCTTTcagccagtggcggttctagaccaattttactgtgggggccaaggaggggccagtgtttaatcagaggggcacattagcatgcaaaaatggcaaagatgatatttaagcattcaaaatctttgaatgtcttgaaaaagacacaaaatgaccaaaaaaaagacacaaaatgaccaaaaaaagacacaaaatgaccaaaaaaagacacaaaatgaccaaaaaagacacaaaatgagaagacagaataacaaaaaaaccccacagaagacataaaaattacaaaaaaagacaccaaatgaccaaaaaaagacacaaaataactaaaacagacacataaatgacaccaatgacaaaaaaagacacaaaataacttaaaaagacacaacaacagacacaaaattaccaataatagacacaaaaaagacacaaaattacttacaaagacatgaaaaggattcaaaaattgacaaaatagccctataggactccatagagttaaactattatacaatgtacacattctgggtttcttttgtgtacaatgagatattgtttgaacaaaaaaaaaggttagatttgttccattgttcatcgttataaattgatcattttattattaatttgacacaggggccacagcaggggccaaaggcttcttcacaggggcagtggcccctataggcccctgtgtagaaccgccactgctttcagctctttgttgaacagagagctccatctagtggactcagaaaataatgaaaatggttcatgaagcttcactggcacatcactactgatTAGTTTATAATGTTGAAAACGCAACCAACCTCATTAGTAACCTTGGAGCCAAACAGCCAGCCTGCACCTCTTGGACTTATAGCCCAGGTGTCCACGTCCTCTGGATCCGACCACACAAGATCACAGAAGGCCCCCTTGTGAGGAATCTCCTGGTTGCGTTCGATGGTGCGGATCTGGTCCAACGTCTTGATGTCAGGTGAGAGACCACCATGGACGCACAGGACCTGCTCATCGATCAACTGGGAGAAGAGATTAAAATCTGTCATTTGAAAATCAGGCAGTTCTGAAAATATCACAGTAAATATTTCCCAAGTCATAATCTTGATCTGGTTTGATACggtctgtaaaaaacaaaagtccACAACAGTAAAATTCCAAAGTGGAGGTgtttaagagttattttaagACCTGCAAAATTTAGAGCAGTGAGAAAGGTGACAACACCTAAATCAGTTAGTTGGGGCAAGGGGCATTTTCCACAGCagaaattttcttttttgttagtCTTATATGCAAATGAAGCCTTTTTTAGAGTTCTGACATGAgaatacaacaataaaaaaaacttcttgttttgataaatgcatgttttattggatttagattttttttaaattcaaaatgtcTAACAACAGGATGACCTGGCACTTATACCAGTACGTAAgtacagtaagtaagtaaagtaccaaaagtaaaatatgtaatatatttaattgcATTCTGCTCAATTACTTAGTAACAAATACGGCTTCATTGTACAAGAATACTactttattgattgattaattgtatTTGTATCATTAATTTGAATTAGCAAAGTAATTAGTTACTAAAGCTGTCGATTTatatagtggaataaaaagtacaatattggcATACTTAAACACAGTAACGTTACTTCTAGTCTACTACAATGACCCACCTAGCTGTGATATCCTCTATTATGTTAAGATATTTGGCACAGGCCATGAGgcctcgaaatattacccccttgTGACTAAAAATTCCAATAGCGAGGGCTCTACTTTGAAGATACCAATAAAAGAACTGGAAACATCAGAGTTTACCAATACTATCTTAGCAAAAGAGCTCCTTAATAATTCTCTTCAGCTTTGCTTCCATGTGCAAGCATCAGAACATCAAACATCGTCCTATTAAAAGGTAGAATTGCCCAAATGCCATTGGGCTGCTGGTTTTTCAACATCATGATAGAGAATGCAATCATCATTTTGACGATATGCATACTGTCACCAAGCTCTTACTATAGCCGTTACTAATTTAGCCCTGGGGCCCATTTAAAACGGGGTTTTGGTACCTGACAAATTAGTGCAGACGTGTGTTTAATTATGATTGATATGCTATGTTTTAATTCTCTGGGGGGTGATTTTGATATTGTACTGAAATAAACTGCACCCAGGGTGCTCCTGGAAAGTAGGAAAACACATACACTTGCATTAATCATGAAGTACTCTCAGTAAAGGAAGTTGCAAGCACATAACACTTAATTGGTTGATTGTGCAAAACCACTAGTGTGGTGTGCAAGATCCCTGAATTATTGCTGTGAGATAATTGATCCAAGTTGTGATGAAAATTAACATGTCATATATTactatattaaaaaaagcacaacagGTGAATGT from Centropristis striata isolate RG_2023a ecotype Rhode Island chromosome 19, C.striata_1.0, whole genome shotgun sequence includes the following:
- the ppp6c gene encoding serine/threonine-protein phosphatase 6 catalytic subunit; this translates as MAPLDLDKYVEIARHCKYLPENDLKRLCDYVCDLLLEESNVQPVSTPVTVCGDIHGQFYDLCELFRTGGQVPDTNYIFMGDFVDRGYYSLETFTHLLALKAKWPDRITLLRGNHESRQITQVYGFYDECQTKYGNANAWRYCTKVFDMLTVAALIDEQVLCVHGGLSPDIKTLDQIRTIERNQEIPHKGAFCDLVWSDPEDVDTWAISPRGAGWLFGSKVTNEFVHINNLKLICRAHQLVHEGYKFMFDEKLVTVWSAPNYCYRCGNIASIMVFKDVNRREPKLFRAVPDSERVIPPRTTTPYFL